A genomic segment from Polyangium mundeleinium encodes:
- a CDS encoding transcriptional regulator, which translates to MKEKEPPVPKEHAETTRQALLEALRSGRSTARALAITLGLREKDVLAHLEHVARSLAGQGSALGVSPATCLGCGYVFEDRRALGRPSRCPRCKGERIEAPKFFVEP; encoded by the coding sequence ATGAAGGAAAAGGAGCCGCCCGTCCCCAAGGAGCACGCCGAGACCACGCGGCAGGCGTTGCTCGAAGCATTACGATCCGGGCGGTCCACGGCGCGCGCGCTCGCCATCACGCTCGGGCTGCGCGAGAAAGACGTGCTCGCCCACCTTGAACACGTCGCCCGCTCGCTCGCCGGGCAGGGCAGCGCCCTCGGCGTGAGCCCCGCGACCTGCCTCGGCTGTGGGTATGTCTTCGAGGATCGGCGTGCGCTCGGGCGCCCGAGCCGCTGCCCGCGTTGCAAAGGTGAGCGAATCGAAGCGCCCAAGTTCTTCGTCGAGCCCTGA
- a CDS encoding pentapeptide repeat-containing protein — protein MSIRSYREWTRDEAERRALAFGPNIETVARFFDEDEPFVEARFHVKSIHPDAPVAWDHGFAVRLFDEAVLECESPEGESFGYECTPLAREIKTLWKMNLEFDRKKKLPVLVVEVQAKVGGSGYRRNPMGDTAEFVAFLPKRYAPNISKLGFFASRAWSGPTWRECEDDTRTKRPRFAQVFPVRRSFVLGTSVESAIGLVPRAEGGVYVLTPLLLAAVSRNGEVTPVFEVGAVSGGAVAKSMAVDGAGNVWIGTAKGLLLRERSGEVTRFGAKQGIKSAVGVAITPDGRVLAGGKDGLFVRTEAGGSWSLVHPDLEGEDIRSVHAGEDGTIWATGLRYVWRVRPDGTLDKLGGRQGIGSLRHVIPLPDGSAWVIPTLGAVVRIAATTPSATPCPIAQNLAPEGVWEGSVTKNGASVLVTSAAHVLRIEEGAPPRCFVFENTCEALCEEKIWVPYVCLSHEGDVFVATAMGLSIARAEDLAAATQTTPLNADLPHFAHIEPIGFQAGSREASGGEFVDFKGKTVVLTGTLGTMMRAEAEKLLVAHGAVLSDSVGKKTDYLIAGAKAGSKLAKAEQLGVKVLGEGALVALKEGKTAPAAKAEANEAKPAKASPRRDAADLARLFPLSDQPGAPVENLEPGLMRSVAASSEAMTKERWKKILAKHKKFLDAGGAGGVFHSLEASGMVLAVYAGASGGKQVDQASLQRHQLPPDFDAKKAHLPWASGCSMIAEKVDFSGANLSHGNYTDAFMAGARFDGANLARSDFSRTDFTGASFRDADLSGADFECADLRGADFTGAKLVGARFPGAKLDGVIV, from the coding sequence GTGAGCATTCGATCGTACCGGGAGTGGACGCGCGACGAGGCCGAGCGGCGCGCCCTCGCGTTCGGGCCGAACATCGAGACGGTGGCGCGCTTCTTCGACGAGGACGAGCCTTTCGTCGAGGCGCGATTTCACGTGAAGAGCATCCACCCGGATGCGCCCGTCGCCTGGGATCACGGCTTCGCGGTCCGGCTCTTCGACGAGGCCGTGCTGGAATGCGAGTCGCCCGAAGGCGAGAGTTTCGGCTACGAGTGCACGCCCCTCGCCCGGGAGATCAAGACCCTCTGGAAGATGAACCTCGAGTTCGACAGGAAGAAAAAGCTCCCCGTCCTCGTCGTGGAGGTGCAGGCGAAGGTGGGCGGCAGCGGGTACAGGCGCAATCCGATGGGGGATACGGCGGAGTTCGTCGCGTTCTTGCCGAAGCGATATGCGCCGAACATCTCGAAGCTCGGGTTTTTCGCGTCGCGCGCGTGGAGTGGGCCGACCTGGCGGGAATGTGAAGACGATACGAGGACGAAACGCCCGCGGTTCGCGCAGGTGTTCCCGGTTCGCCGCTCGTTTGTCCTCGGAACGTCGGTGGAGTCCGCGATCGGCCTCGTGCCTCGCGCCGAGGGCGGCGTGTACGTGCTCACTCCGCTTTTGCTCGCCGCGGTTTCGCGGAATGGCGAGGTCACGCCGGTGTTCGAGGTCGGCGCGGTGAGCGGGGGCGCCGTCGCGAAATCGATGGCCGTGGACGGCGCGGGGAACGTGTGGATCGGCACGGCCAAGGGATTGCTCCTGCGCGAGCGTTCGGGCGAGGTGACACGGTTCGGGGCCAAGCAGGGGATCAAGAGCGCGGTCGGCGTTGCGATCACGCCGGATGGGCGGGTCTTGGCCGGAGGAAAGGACGGGCTTTTCGTCCGCACGGAGGCGGGAGGGTCGTGGTCGCTCGTCCATCCGGACCTCGAGGGCGAGGACATTCGATCCGTGCATGCCGGCGAGGACGGCACGATATGGGCGACGGGCCTCCGCTACGTGTGGAGGGTTCGTCCGGATGGAACCCTCGACAAGCTGGGCGGCCGGCAGGGCATCGGCAGCCTCCGGCATGTGATTCCGCTCCCGGACGGCTCTGCCTGGGTCATCCCCACCCTCGGGGCCGTCGTTCGCATCGCCGCGACCACCCCGAGCGCGACGCCTTGCCCGATCGCGCAAAACCTGGCCCCCGAGGGGGTTTGGGAGGGGAGCGTCACGAAAAACGGCGCTTCGGTTCTCGTCACGAGCGCAGCGCACGTCCTCCGGATCGAGGAGGGCGCTCCGCCGCGTTGCTTCGTTTTCGAGAATACCTGTGAGGCGCTCTGCGAGGAGAAGATATGGGTCCCCTACGTGTGTCTTTCCCACGAGGGGGATGTGTTCGTCGCGACGGCGATGGGGCTCTCGATCGCACGGGCCGAGGACCTCGCCGCGGCCACGCAGACGACGCCGCTCAATGCGGATCTGCCGCATTTCGCGCATATCGAGCCGATCGGGTTCCAGGCAGGGAGCCGGGAGGCGTCGGGCGGGGAGTTCGTTGATTTCAAGGGCAAGACCGTCGTGCTGACGGGCACGCTGGGGACGATGATGCGCGCCGAGGCCGAGAAGCTGCTCGTGGCGCACGGCGCGGTGCTCTCGGATTCGGTCGGGAAGAAGACCGATTACCTGATTGCCGGGGCCAAGGCCGGGAGCAAGCTGGCGAAGGCCGAGCAGCTCGGCGTGAAGGTGCTCGGGGAGGGCGCGCTCGTCGCCTTGAAAGAGGGGAAGACGGCGCCGGCCGCGAAGGCCGAGGCCAACGAAGCAAAGCCCGCGAAGGCGTCGCCGCGAAGGGATGCGGCCGATCTGGCGCGGCTGTTCCCGCTCTCCGATCAGCCTGGCGCGCCCGTGGAAAACCTCGAGCCTGGCCTCATGCGCAGCGTCGCGGCGTCGAGCGAGGCCATGACGAAGGAGCGGTGGAAGAAGATCCTCGCCAAACACAAAAAATTCCTGGATGCCGGCGGCGCGGGCGGCGTGTTCCATTCGCTGGAGGCGAGTGGCATGGTCCTGGCCGTGTATGCCGGCGCGTCTGGCGGCAAACAGGTCGATCAGGCCAGCTTGCAAAGACATCAGCTCCCGCCCGACTTCGACGCGAAAAAAGCGCACCTGCCCTGGGCGAGCGGTTGCAGCATGATCGCGGAGAAGGTGGACTTCTCCGGCGCGAACCTCTCCCACGGCAATTACACCGATGCGTTCATGGCCGGCGCGCGTTTCGACGGCGCGAACCTCGCGAGATCGGATTTTTCGCGCACGGACTTCACGGGCGCGAGCTTCCGCGACGCGGATCTCTCGGGCGCCGATTTCGAGTGCGCCGATTTGCGGGGCGCGGACTTCACGGGCGCGAAGCTCGTCGGCGCGCGTTTCCCGGGTGCGAAGCTCGACGGCGTGATCGTCTGA
- a CDS encoding MXAN_2562 family outer membrane beta-barrel protein, with protein sequence MRTRMLVSALAGIVALFAAEGAEAQTKRIRDSNWRQSERGSVQQGSPQRFALEFRFGLYYPAVDEEFGGTGPYSKFFGDKGRFHFGGEFDWQALRIPYVGSFGPGVGIGYTSATGKAFREGTYDAPDGAYYYDERRVGETSLTILPMHVSAVLRLDELFRRTGIPLIPFGKIGFGTGLWWVDVGEETAQVGPDDDPIKGVGLSYGVHWAVGGMLALDWLGRRSMAALDQESGINHVHLFGEWTNHNLGLGANQMKVGTSTWTVGITFEM encoded by the coding sequence ATGCGGACGAGGATGCTCGTATCGGCGCTCGCCGGGATCGTGGCGCTCTTCGCGGCCGAGGGCGCGGAGGCGCAAACGAAGCGGATTCGCGATTCGAACTGGCGGCAAAGTGAGCGCGGCAGCGTGCAGCAGGGCAGCCCCCAGCGGTTCGCGCTCGAATTCCGTTTTGGCCTGTATTATCCGGCCGTCGACGAGGAGTTCGGCGGCACCGGCCCGTACAGCAAGTTCTTCGGCGACAAGGGCCGGTTCCATTTCGGCGGCGAGTTCGACTGGCAAGCGCTGCGCATTCCCTACGTCGGATCGTTCGGCCCCGGGGTCGGAATCGGATACACCTCGGCGACGGGCAAGGCGTTCCGCGAGGGGACGTACGACGCGCCCGATGGCGCGTATTATTACGACGAGCGGCGCGTCGGCGAGACGTCGCTCACCATCCTCCCGATGCACGTCTCGGCCGTGCTTCGGCTCGACGAGCTCTTTCGCCGCACGGGTATCCCGCTCATTCCTTTTGGCAAGATCGGCTTCGGCACGGGGCTCTGGTGGGTCGACGTCGGCGAGGAGACGGCCCAGGTTGGGCCCGACGACGACCCGATCAAGGGCGTCGGGTTGAGCTACGGCGTGCACTGGGCGGTCGGCGGCATGCTCGCGCTCGATTGGCTCGGCCGCCGCTCCATGGCCGCGCTCGATCAGGAGTCGGGGATCAACCACGTGCACCTCTTCGGCGAGTGGACGAACCACAACCTCGGCCTCGGCGCGAATCAGATGAAGGTCGGCACGTCGACCTGGACCGTGGGTATCACGTTCGAGATGTGA